From the Sphingomonas aliaeris genome, one window contains:
- the dapE gene encoding succinyl-diaminopimelate desuccinylase has product MTAVQPDVVELASALIACDSVTPATGAVFDVLEAALVPLGFHVDRFIMGEAPDGPVENMLATRGTSGRHFAFAGHLDVVPPGSGWTSGAFVPEVRDGLLHGRGAVDMKGAIAAFVAAIPPASDGMISLIITGDEEGPATYGTPVIIDRMAARGIRPDLCLVGEPTSAKHLGDMIKIGRRGSVNIWIDVPGRQGHVAYPHLADNPIPRLVAALSEIDAIVLDEGNAWFQPSNIEVTDITVGNPATNVIPAHASARLSIRFNDEHTGADLAARIEAVVHRHAPEAKVVARISGEAFLTPPGAFSAMIADAITARTGLIPDLSTTGGTSDARFLSALCPVVEFGLLNATMHKLDEAVAVEDLRSLRDIYADILARALA; this is encoded by the coding sequence GTGACCGCAGTGCAACCGGACGTCGTAGAACTCGCCAGTGCGCTGATCGCCTGCGACAGCGTGACGCCCGCCACCGGCGCGGTGTTCGATGTGCTGGAGGCGGCGCTGGTGCCGCTTGGTTTCCACGTCGATCGCTTCATCATGGGGGAAGCCCCGGACGGCCCGGTCGAGAACATGCTGGCGACCCGCGGTACGTCGGGCCGGCACTTCGCCTTTGCCGGGCATCTCGACGTCGTGCCGCCCGGTTCCGGTTGGACCAGCGGCGCGTTCGTGCCGGAGGTGCGGGACGGCCTGCTCCACGGCCGGGGCGCAGTGGACATGAAGGGCGCGATCGCCGCCTTCGTCGCCGCAATCCCGCCTGCCTCCGATGGCATGATCAGCCTGATCATCACCGGCGACGAGGAAGGCCCTGCAACCTACGGCACCCCGGTCATCATAGACCGCATGGCAGCGCGCGGGATCAGGCCGGACCTGTGCCTTGTCGGCGAACCAACCTCGGCCAAACATCTGGGTGATATGATCAAGATCGGGCGGCGCGGCTCGGTCAATATCTGGATCGACGTTCCCGGTCGCCAGGGTCATGTCGCCTACCCACACCTTGCCGACAACCCGATCCCGCGCCTCGTCGCCGCACTTTCCGAGATCGATGCGATCGTTCTCGATGAAGGGAACGCCTGGTTCCAGCCGTCGAACATCGAGGTGACGGATATCACGGTCGGCAATCCCGCAACCAACGTCATTCCCGCACACGCCTCCGCCCGGCTCAGCATCCGCTTCAACGACGAACATACGGGCGCAGACCTCGCCGCGCGCATCGAAGCGGTGGTTCACCGTCATGCGCCGGAGGCGAAGGTCGTGGCGCGCATATCGGGCGAGGCATTCCTGACCCCGCCCGGCGCATTCTCCGCGATGATCGCCGATGCGATCACCGCCCGCACGGGGCTGATACCAGACTTGTCCACCACCGGCGGCACGTCCGACGCGCGCTTCCTGTCGGCGCTGTGCCCCGTAGTGGAGTTCGGCCTGCTCAACGCCACGATGCATAAGCTGGACGAGGCCGTCGCCGTCGAGGACCTGCGCAGCCTCCGCGATATCTACGCCGACATCCTGGCGCGCGCCCTCGCCTGA
- the yihA gene encoding ribosome biogenesis GTP-binding protein YihA/YsxC has translation MTDDQTPEAPTPEAPAAETEKFTPELLERSRKIFSGPVTFLKSAPKLEFLPDAHVSEIAFAGRSNVGKSSLLNALTGRKALARTSVTPGRTQELNFFDVGEPLAFRLVDMPGYGFAKAPKNIVKQWRFLVNDFLRGRQELKRVLVLIDSRHGIKDVDREILEMLDKAAVSYRMVLTKADKIKASELADVYRRTQEEARKRPAAHPDILQTSSETGLGIPELRAAVIEAIG, from the coding sequence ATGACCGACGACCAGACCCCAGAAGCCCCCACCCCGGAAGCCCCCGCAGCCGAAACGGAAAAGTTCACCCCCGAACTGCTCGAACGGTCGCGCAAGATCTTCTCCGGGCCGGTCACCTTCCTGAAATCCGCGCCGAAACTGGAATTCCTGCCCGACGCGCATGTCTCCGAAATCGCCTTTGCCGGTCGCTCCAACGTCGGAAAATCGTCGCTGCTCAACGCGCTTACCGGACGCAAGGCGCTCGCCCGCACCTCGGTCACGCCGGGACGTACGCAGGAACTGAACTTCTTCGACGTGGGCGAACCGCTCGCCTTCCGGCTGGTCGACATGCCGGGCTATGGCTTCGCCAAGGCGCCCAAGAATATTGTCAAGCAGTGGCGGTTCCTGGTGAACGACTTCCTGCGCGGTCGCCAGGAATTGAAGCGCGTCCTCGTCCTCATCGACAGCCGCCACGGCATCAAGGATGTCGATCGCGAGATACTGGAAATGCTCGACAAGGCCGCCGTCAGCTATCGAATGGTCCTGACCAAGGCCGACAAGATCAAGGCCAGCGAACTGGCCGACGTCTATCGCCGCACACAGGAAGAAGCCCGCAAGCGCCCCGCCGCGCACCCCGACATCCTGCAAACCTCCAGCGAAACCGGCCTCGGCATCCCCGAACTCCGGGCGGCGGTGATCGAGGCGATCGGGTAG
- a CDS encoding autotransporter assembly complex protein TamA has translation MVLALAGQVQQSNAGQVQQPSAPVQAQPVDPQADKPIVSDPQFDSALPVLSDDINAPLEPMPAAPGAAPSGNVQPTGANEALAPVMAETPELTAPLPPLGTFDSTPPTEVADIDDKDVVIRYTTVVRGLDDLDLTGQFNGLSALKEGGGKAANAAMITARAREDEALAVRLMKSKGYYDGTAISTIEQPPANAGDPIRAIVSATPGNVYTLSSVKIDAGPVLPPDLLIRELPLKIGDRIEADRIQGAEANLALKLPQQGYPFVAVGQRDILLDDAKWTGDYTLPVDTGPRSSFGTYSTEGKLAFDAKHVGVLARFKDGELYDNRKVDDLRDALVATGLFSTVSVEPRRTGVIAADGTEKVDLLVRQEAGPPRSLAATAGYSTGEGIKVEGSFTHRNVFPPEGALIGTVIAGTQEQGLSGTFRRSNAGKRDRTVTITAAANHSNYDAFNAFTGTLSARISYDSTPIWQKKFTYAFGVELVGTNESVYDFGLGRDARRTYGIAALPSQVQFDTSDSLLNPTKGYRLKFSLSPEASVSGGVRPYARVLVEGSIYQPVSESIVLAGRIRAGTIPGIARDDLAPSRRFYGGGGGSVRGYGYQRLGPFDPNGDPVGGRSINEFSLEARYRFGNFGIVPFIDGGNAYEGITPKGSDLRYGAGIGGRFYTNFGPMRVDVATPLNPRPGDGKVALYISIGQAF, from the coding sequence TTGGTCCTGGCACTGGCGGGTCAGGTGCAGCAGTCCAATGCGGGTCAGGTTCAGCAGCCGTCCGCTCCGGTGCAGGCTCAACCGGTCGATCCGCAGGCGGACAAGCCGATCGTGTCCGATCCGCAATTCGATTCCGCGCTGCCGGTACTCAGCGACGACATCAACGCGCCGCTCGAACCGATGCCTGCGGCACCGGGCGCGGCCCCGTCCGGTAACGTGCAACCCACCGGCGCCAACGAAGCGCTGGCGCCGGTCATGGCTGAGACGCCCGAACTGACCGCACCGCTTCCGCCGCTCGGAACCTTCGATTCGACGCCGCCCACGGAAGTGGCCGATATCGACGACAAGGATGTCGTCATTCGCTACACGACCGTTGTCCGGGGGCTGGACGATCTCGACCTGACCGGCCAGTTCAACGGACTTTCCGCGCTGAAGGAAGGCGGCGGAAAGGCGGCGAATGCTGCGATGATCACGGCGCGCGCCCGAGAGGACGAGGCGCTGGCCGTCCGGTTGATGAAGTCCAAGGGCTATTATGACGGCACGGCGATCTCGACGATCGAACAGCCGCCAGCGAACGCCGGCGATCCGATCCGCGCCATCGTCAGCGCGACGCCGGGCAACGTCTACACGCTGTCGTCGGTCAAGATCGATGCCGGACCGGTATTGCCGCCGGACCTGCTGATCCGCGAACTGCCGCTGAAGATCGGCGATCGTATCGAAGCGGATCGGATCCAGGGCGCCGAGGCCAATCTCGCCCTGAAATTACCGCAGCAAGGCTATCCGTTCGTCGCGGTGGGGCAGCGCGACATCCTGCTCGACGATGCCAAATGGACCGGGGACTATACGTTGCCTGTGGATACCGGACCCCGATCGTCGTTCGGCACCTACTCGACCGAGGGCAAGCTGGCGTTCGACGCGAAGCATGTCGGCGTGCTTGCGCGTTTCAAGGACGGCGAACTGTACGACAATCGCAAGGTCGACGACCTGCGCGATGCGCTCGTCGCGACCGGCTTGTTCTCTACGGTATCGGTCGAGCCGCGACGTACCGGCGTGATCGCAGCCGATGGTACCGAGAAAGTCGATCTGCTCGTCCGGCAGGAGGCCGGGCCACCGCGCTCGCTGGCCGCGACGGCGGGCTATTCAACGGGTGAGGGGATCAAGGTCGAGGGGTCGTTCACGCATCGCAACGTCTTCCCGCCCGAAGGTGCTCTGATCGGCACGGTCATCGCGGGAACGCAGGAGCAGGGGCTGAGCGGTACGTTCCGCAGGTCCAATGCGGGCAAGCGCGACCGGACGGTGACGATCACGGCGGCGGCGAACCACAGCAATTACGACGCGTTCAACGCGTTCACCGGTACGCTGTCGGCGCGCATCAGCTACGATTCCACGCCGATCTGGCAGAAGAAGTTCACCTACGCATTCGGTGTCGAACTCGTCGGCACGAACGAAAGCGTCTACGATTTCGGCCTCGGTCGCGATGCCCGGCGGACCTACGGCATCGCCGCCTTGCCGTCGCAGGTGCAGTTCGACACGTCCGATAGCCTGCTGAACCCCACGAAGGGGTATCGCCTGAAGTTCAGCCTGAGCCCAGAAGCCTCGGTGAGCGGCGGCGTACGGCCCTATGCCCGCGTCCTGGTCGAAGGCAGCATCTACCAGCCCGTCTCCGAAAGCATCGTTCTGGCCGGGCGTATCCGCGCCGGCACCATCCCCGGTATCGCGCGTGACGATCTCGCGCCATCGCGTCGTTTCTACGGCGGCGGTGGCGGATCGGTCCGTGGCTATGGCTATCAGCGGCTTGGGCCGTTCGACCCCAACGGCGATCCGGTCGGAGGACGCAGCATCAACGAATTCTCGCTCGAGGCACGCTACCGCTTCGGCAATTTCGGCATCGTGCCGTTCATCGACGGCGGCAACGCGTATGAGGGGATCACGCCCAAGGGCAGCGACCTGCGCTACGGCGCGGGCATCGGCGGACGGTTTTATACCAACTTCGGCCCGATGCGCGTCGATGTCGCAACCCCGCTCAATCCAAGGCCGGGCGACGGCAAGGTCGCCCTGTACATCTCGATCGGACAGGCGTTCTGA
- a CDS encoding translocation/assembly module TamB domain-containing protein: MTGEMEMDRGSKTVVTEKRPIWARILKWIALTILGLLVLAALLLLGVNTSPGRRIIANYIGGYETASGLNIKVGRIDGSIYGKMVLTDVRVSDPRGVFLTSPRLDVDWRPFAFLKNHVDVRSAGAKLITLQRSPELKQTPSDPNAPLLPDLDIDIGRLTVDRFVVSKAVSGQPHIVRFDSGVHIADARAQLTANAMALTGPGIAGGDRLTLKLDAVPDQNKLDLDARLTAPADGVVATMGGLKQALDATVTGQGSWKAWRGKAIASLGGKSLADLDLAANDGKFKIRGNAHPALYADTPAEGVAQVRAGRQQQPDATNPLAAITAPQLELAIDATLDQRKVNTQFRLKSDALAVAGQGLVDLATSRFGQLKVDARLLTPGAILPNLNGSDVAASVVLDGAFATPTVNYVVQARALGFGETRVDDLYASGLAKVDSKHILVPIKARARRIAGLPAAAGDLLDNVAIEGDLAISGVNILSDNLRIRSKRIDATAIIAANMQTGRYTGGLNGRVNNFRVESIGIINLQTDAKLVAAPQGGFGITGRVVARTSQIFNSGVANFLGGNAIVRTDIGYDPEGIITFRNLRLSAPQFRVKNGSGRYDPTGALLVNADAYSTQYGPLAARITGSATQPVVLLRAPRPGVGVGLVNLEARVRGNGTSYAIVATGGTTYGPFSADVLVRPSAVLAVDIRTARFAGVNFSGRVQQLPAGPFAGRIQFAGSGITGAANLGAQGKYQRAEIAARAYAAKIPGNVDFTIGRAIIAANVVLYDKPAVRADVQVADLRYGPTVLSSARAKINYAGGSGTAQAVATGSNGVPFNIAVNSRLSPNLWLVAAQGRANGIGFRTGNPARIQIAGPEYRLLPTRIDFDQGTARVAGTYGRGMTLQARLDKLDLSIANALVPNLGLGGSATGSLDFAQAAGAAAPTADARMTITNFTRSSLAAVSEPVNIEFAGRLANGGGDARALVKRGPTTVGRMVATVRPGAGASWSERLMAGPLSGGIRYNGPAGVLFSLAGQARQQLTGGIAVAADFGGRVDAPTLNGVLRADKLTYENEVYGTRLTNMKLAGRFDNTRLQITQLQANAGEGTVQAQGSVGFAAAEGFPISIQARLNNARLARSDDLSATATGTIAITNSARDGGLIKGDLIIPEARYAIVTQGQAEVPELTGVRRKSDLVTRPTDRPAATPAGLFKLDLRVRANNQLYVSGMGLESEWEMDMQVGGTSAAPKVVGRIQIVRGTYSFSGKRFEITSGDIRFDGGALTDPQIAIAASTTTNGITVNINITGTGQNPRIAFTSTPSLPQDEVLSRLLFGSSVTNLSATEAIQLAAALNSLRGSSGGGLNPLGKLRSATGFDRLRILGADEATGRGTSLAAGKYLTDNIYVEIITDSRGFTATQLQIALTKSLSLLSQAGSFGGSNVSVRYSKDF, translated from the coding sequence ATGACCGGCGAGATGGAAATGGATCGCGGCTCTAAGACCGTCGTGACCGAGAAGCGGCCGATATGGGCCCGCATCCTGAAATGGATCGCGCTGACGATCCTCGGCCTGCTGGTGCTGGCGGCGTTGCTGTTGCTCGGGGTGAACACGTCGCCCGGCCGTCGGATCATCGCGAACTATATCGGCGGATATGAAACGGCGTCCGGCCTGAACATCAAGGTCGGGCGGATCGACGGATCGATCTACGGCAAGATGGTACTGACCGACGTACGCGTCAGCGATCCGAGGGGCGTGTTCCTGACGTCGCCGCGGCTCGACGTGGACTGGCGGCCATTCGCGTTCCTGAAGAACCATGTCGACGTCCGATCGGCCGGGGCCAAGCTGATCACGCTGCAACGGTCTCCGGAACTCAAGCAGACGCCGAGCGACCCCAATGCGCCGCTGCTGCCCGATCTCGACATCGATATCGGCCGCCTGACCGTCGATCGCTTTGTCGTCAGCAAGGCGGTTTCGGGCCAGCCGCATATCGTCCGGTTCGACAGCGGCGTACATATCGCGGACGCGCGCGCGCAGCTGACCGCGAATGCGATGGCGCTGACCGGCCCTGGGATTGCCGGCGGTGACCGGTTGACGCTGAAGCTCGACGCGGTGCCGGACCAGAACAAGCTGGACCTCGATGCCCGGCTGACGGCACCTGCCGACGGCGTGGTCGCGACGATGGGCGGGTTGAAGCAGGCGCTGGATGCTACCGTGACCGGGCAGGGCAGTTGGAAGGCCTGGCGTGGCAAGGCGATTGCCAGCCTGGGGGGCAAGTCGCTTGCCGATCTCGACCTGGCTGCGAACGACGGCAAGTTCAAAATCCGCGGTAATGCACATCCGGCCCTGTACGCAGACACGCCTGCCGAAGGCGTCGCGCAGGTCCGCGCGGGCCGTCAGCAACAGCCCGATGCGACGAATCCGCTCGCCGCGATTACCGCGCCGCAGCTCGAGCTAGCGATCGATGCGACGCTCGATCAGCGAAAGGTGAATACGCAATTCCGCCTGAAGTCCGACGCGCTTGCGGTAGCCGGCCAAGGGCTGGTGGATCTCGCGACGAGCCGTTTCGGGCAGTTGAAGGTCGATGCGCGCCTGCTCACGCCGGGCGCGATCTTGCCGAACCTCAACGGAAGTGACGTCGCCGCCAGCGTCGTTCTGGATGGCGCGTTTGCGACGCCGACCGTCAATTACGTCGTTCAGGCGCGCGCGCTTGGCTTCGGTGAGACGCGGGTCGATGATCTCTATGCATCGGGGCTGGCGAAGGTCGATTCGAAGCACATCCTGGTGCCGATCAAGGCGCGGGCGCGGCGGATCGCCGGATTGCCGGCGGCGGCGGGCGACCTGCTCGATAACGTGGCGATCGAGGGCGACCTCGCGATCTCGGGCGTCAATATCTTGTCGGACAATCTGCGCATCCGGTCGAAGCGGATCGATGCGACCGCCATCATCGCGGCGAATATGCAGACCGGTCGATATACCGGTGGCCTGAACGGGCGCGTGAACAATTTCCGCGTCGAGAGCATCGGCATCATCAACCTGCAGACCGACGCCAAGCTAGTCGCCGCACCACAGGGTGGCTTCGGTATCACCGGTCGTGTCGTCGCACGCACATCGCAGATCTTCAATTCCGGCGTCGCCAACTTCCTCGGCGGCAATGCGATCGTGCGGACGGATATCGGATACGATCCCGAGGGCATCATTACGTTCCGCAATCTGCGGCTCAGCGCTCCGCAGTTCCGCGTCAAGAACGGCTCGGGTCGCTACGATCCGACCGGAGCATTGCTGGTCAATGCGGACGCCTATTCGACGCAATACGGACCGTTGGCCGCTCGCATCACGGGGAGCGCGACCCAACCAGTGGTACTGCTGCGCGCACCCCGGCCCGGCGTCGGCGTCGGACTGGTCAACCTGGAAGCACGCGTTCGCGGAAACGGAACGTCCTACGCCATCGTCGCGACCGGCGGGACGACTTACGGGCCGTTCTCCGCCGATGTCTTGGTCCGGCCGAGCGCGGTGCTGGCGGTCGATATCCGAACCGCGCGGTTCGCCGGCGTCAATTTCAGCGGTCGCGTACAGCAACTACCCGCCGGGCCGTTCGCCGGGCGGATCCAGTTCGCCGGATCGGGCATCACCGGCGCCGCCAATCTGGGCGCACAGGGCAAGTACCAGCGGGCCGAGATCGCCGCGCGGGCCTATGCAGCGAAGATACCAGGCAACGTAGATTTCACGATCGGCCGCGCGATCATCGCCGCGAACGTAGTCCTGTACGACAAGCCAGCGGTCAGGGCCGACGTGCAGGTCGCGGACCTCCGCTATGGTCCGACCGTGCTGTCCTCGGCACGCGCGAAGATCAACTATGCGGGTGGCAGCGGCACGGCACAGGCGGTCGCGACCGGGTCCAACGGCGTACCCTTCAATATCGCGGTCAATTCGCGGCTCAGCCCCAATCTGTGGCTGGTGGCGGCGCAGGGGCGCGCGAACGGGATCGGTTTTCGGACTGGCAATCCTGCCCGGATCCAGATTGCTGGCCCTGAATATCGATTGCTGCCGACGCGGATCGACTTCGATCAGGGGACCGCGCGGGTTGCGGGAACGTATGGGCGGGGCATGACGCTGCAAGCGCGGCTGGATAAGCTGGACCTGTCGATCGCCAATGCGCTGGTGCCGAACCTCGGCCTGGGCGGATCGGCGACGGGTAGTCTGGATTTCGCGCAGGCCGCCGGTGCCGCCGCGCCGACAGCGGATGCGCGGATGACGATCACCAACTTCACCCGGTCCAGCCTTGCTGCCGTGTCCGAACCAGTGAACATTGAATTCGCCGGACGTTTGGCGAATGGCGGCGGCGATGCGCGTGCCTTGGTCAAGCGCGGTCCGACCACGGTCGGTCGGATGGTGGCGACGGTGCGTCCGGGTGCCGGCGCGTCCTGGTCGGAACGGCTCATGGCGGGGCCACTTTCGGGCGGTATCCGGTATAACGGCCCGGCCGGCGTGCTGTTCAGCCTCGCGGGGCAAGCGCGCCAGCAATTGACGGGCGGCATTGCCGTGGCAGCGGATTTCGGCGGTCGCGTGGATGCGCCGACGCTGAACGGCGTGCTGCGTGCGGACAAGCTGACGTACGAGAACGAAGTCTATGGCACGCGGCTGACCAACATGAAGCTGGCCGGGCGTTTCGATAATACCCGGCTCCAGATCACGCAGTTGCAGGCAAATGCGGGTGAGGGGACGGTTCAGGCGCAGGGTTCGGTCGGGTTCGCTGCGGCAGAAGGCTTCCCGATCAGCATCCAGGCGCGGCTGAACAATGCGCGGTTGGCGCGCAGCGATGACCTGAGTGCGACGGCTACCGGCACGATCGCAATCACCAATTCGGCGCGCGACGGCGGTTTGATCAAGGGCGACCTGATCATCCCGGAAGCTCGCTACGCAATCGTGACGCAGGGACAGGCGGAAGTACCAGAATTGACGGGCGTGCGGCGCAAGAGCGATCTGGTGACGCGACCGACGGATCGTCCCGCGGCGACGCCCGCCGGGCTGTTCAAGCTGGACCTGCGGGTGCGGGCGAACAACCAACTGTACGTCAGCGGCATGGGGCTGGAGTCCGAATGGGAGATGGACATGCAGGTCGGCGGGACGTCCGCTGCGCCTAAGGTGGTCGGGCGTATCCAGATCGTGCGCGGCACCTATAGCTTCTCGGGCAAGCGGTTCGAGATCACCAGTGGCGATATCCGCTTCGATGGCGGCGCGCTGACCGATCCGCAGATCGCGATCGCCGCGAGCACGACGACCAACGGCATCACCGTCAATATCAACATCACCGGCACGGGCCAGAACCCACGCATCGCCTTCACGTCTACCCCGTCGCTGCCGCAGGACGAGGTGCTCAGCCGGTTGCTGTTCGGATCGTCGGTGACGAACCTGTCCGCGACCGAGGCGATCCAGTTGGCGGCGGCGCTGAATTCGCTGCGTGGGTCCAGCGGCGGCGGGCTCAACCCGCTCGGCAAGCTGCGCTCGGCGACCGGCTTCGATCGACTGCGCATCCTCGGCGCCGATGAGGCGACCGGGCGGGGGACATCGTTGGCGGCGGGCAAGTATCTGACCGACAATATCTATGTCGAGATCATCACCGACTCGCGTGGCTTCACCGCGACGCAACTGCAGATCGCGCTGACGAAGAGCCTGTCGTTGCTGTCGCAGGCGGGATCGTTCGGCGGATCGAACGTGAGCGTGCGGTATTCGAAGGACTTCTGA